A genomic window from Diospyros lotus cultivar Yz01 chromosome 2, ASM1463336v1, whole genome shotgun sequence includes:
- the LOC127794477 gene encoding wall-associated receptor kinase-like 10 isoform X3 gives MLNIVILLLWVTRGEASLAKPDCPGICGSISIPYPFGIGDNCSLDSSFSVVCSDYQSLTQLFLESFNLEVLQISLEGGTVRVNHPIISKCPDMVTASDSIATLPGPFTYSDTYNRFTSMGCDNLALLHGEATNIISGCLSICNTSSSIQTGCNGIYCCQTSIPPSLKFLNASLGSVNRDGDQNGCKYAFLVDQKWFIEEVKDIDSIASMEYVPAVLDWRIRGECYGNESNSNTRGSCGNNAYCRANQTTALQCFCESGYDGNPYLPSGCQDIDECTNYSLNRCDQGCTNTKGSYKCLCRPGYVLLGNYSCFKLYSDGGSSRKKVIVIGTCTGLGVLILLLGVWWFWNVIKRRRETKLKERFFKRNGGLLLQQQVSSDKGNVEANKLFTSKELEQATDNYNMNRILGQGGQGTVYKGMLTDGKIVAIKKSKKVDENQLEQFINEVVILSQINHRNVVKLLGCCLETEVPMLVYEFIPNGTLFHYIHNQNEEFPLTWESRLQIAAEVAVALAYLHSAAAMPIYHRDIKTTNILLDDKYRAKVSDFGTSRSIPVDQTHLTTLVQGTFGYLDPEYFQSNHFTEKSDVYSFGVVLVELLTGQKPILPARSDDEGRSLAAYFILAMKENRLNDILDARVVKEGRKEEILAVAIIAKRCLNMIGRKRPTMKEVVMELEGMRMSNGALTPVMETQCEEDEYSVDELAGPCGPSSSSTGSFFSGTPIQSSDVMPLL, from the exons atgttgAACATCGTCATCTTATTGTTGTGGGTAACCAGAGGAGAAGCATCTTTAGCAAAGCCAGATTGTCCAGGCATATGTGGGAGCATTTCCATCCCATACCCCTTTGGAATTGGAGACAATTGCTCACTCGATTCGAGTTTTTCAGTAGTCTGCAGTGATTATCAGAGCCTAACACAACTGTTCCTTGAAAGCTTCAACCTGGAGGTGCTGCAGATTTCACTAGAAGGGGGCACTGTCCGTGTCAACCATCCAATCATTTCCAAATGTCCTGACATGGTCACAGCTTCGGATTCGATTGCTACCTTGCCCGGGCCATTTACGTACTCTGACACCTACAATAGATTCACATCCATGGGCTGCGACAATCTTGCCTTGTTGCACGGGGAAGCAACCAATATTATTAGTGGCTGCTTGTCAATCTGCAATACTTCTTCTTCCATCCAAACTGGCTGCAATGGCATCTACTGCTGCCAAACAAGCATCCCTCCCTCCCTCAAATTCCTCAATGCATCTCTAGGAAGCGTCAATCGAGATGGCGATCAAAACGGCTGCAAGTATGCTTTCTTGGTTGACCAAAAATGGTTTATAGAGGAAGTAAAAGACATAGACTCTATTGCAAGTATGGAGTATGTCCCTGCAGTTCTAGATTGGAGGATTCGGGGGGAATGCTATGGTAATGAAAGTAATAGCAACACCAGAGGTTCCTGTGGCAATAACGCTTACTGCCGAGCAAATCAAACAACTGCACTTCAGTGCTTTTGCGAAAGTGGCTATGATGGGAACCCTTATCTTCCTAGTGGATGTCAAG ATATTGATGAGTGCACCAACTATAGCCTGAATAGATGTGACCAAGGGTGTACAAATACGAAGGGGAGTTATAAATGCCTATGCCGCCCTGGATATGTCCTTTTGGGGAATTACTCTTGCTTTAAACTGTATAGTGATGGCGGCAGCTCTCGGAAGAAAGTGATTGTTATAG GAACCTGCACGGGTCTAGGTGTATTAATTTTACTTCTTGGTGTCTGGTGGTTTTGGAATgtaataaagagaagaagggaAACTAAGCTCAAGGAGAGGTTCTTCAAACGAAATGGTGGCTTGTTATTGCAGCAGCAGGTATCATCAGATAAAGGTAATGTTGAGGCAAACAAGTTATTCACATCAAAGGAGTTGGAGCAGGCCACTGACAACTACAATATGAATCGGATCCTCGGCCAGGGAGGCCAAGGAACCGTTTACAAAGGAATGTTAACAGATGGAAAAATTGTTGCAATCAAGAAGTCCAAAAAGGTGGATGAAAACCAACTCGAACAGTTCATCAACGAGGTTGTCATTTTATCACAAATAAACCACAGGAATGTAGTTAAGTTACTTGGATGTTGTTTGGAGACAGAAGTTCCAATGTTGGTGTACGAGTTCATCCCTAATGGAACTCTCTTTCATTACATCCATAACCAAAATGAAGAGTTCCCGCTTACCTGGGAGTCACGCTTGCAGATTGCTGCAGAAGTTGCAGTTGCTCTTGCCTATCTGCACTCAGCAGCTGCCATGCCAATTTATCATCGTGATATCAAGACTACTAACATACTTTTGGATGATAAGTACAGGGCAAAAGTCTCAGATTTTGGCACTTCGAGATCAATTCCTGTTGATCAAACTCACTTGACCACGCTAGTGCAGGGCACCTTTGGTTACTTAGACCCCGAGTACTTTCAATCAAACCATTTCACAGAAAAGAGTGACGTTTATAGTTTTGGGGTAGTGCTTGTTGAGCTATTGACTGGGCAAAAGCCCATTTTGCCAGCTAGATCAGATGATGAAGGAAGAAGTCTAGCAGCATACTTCATATTGGCAATGAAGGAGAACCGTTTGAACGACATTCTCGATGCTCGAGTGGTGAAAGAGGGTAGGAAAGAAGAGATTTTGGCAGTTGCAATTATTGCAAAGAGATGCTTGAACATGATTGGAAGGAAAAGACCAACAATGAAGGAGGTTGTAATGGAGTTGGAAGGAATGAGAATGTCAAATGGAGCATTAACTCCTGTTATGGAGACTCAGTGTGAAGAGGATGAATACAGCGTGGATGAACTTGCTGGACCTTGTGGGCCTTCTTCATCTTCAACAGGATCATTTTTCAGTGGAACCCCGATTCAATCATCGGATGTGATGCCTCTATTGTGA
- the LOC127794477 gene encoding wall-associated receptor kinase-like 10 isoform X6, whose product MLNIVILLLWVTRGEASLAKPDCPGICGSISIPYPFGIGDNCSLDSSFSVVCSDYQSLTQLFLESFNLEVLQISLEGGTVRVNHPIISKCPDMVTASDSIATLPGPFTYSDTYNRFTSMGCDNLALLHGEATNIISGCLSICNTSSSIQTGCNGIYCCQTSIPPSLKFLNASLGSVNRDGDQNGCKYAFLVDQKWFIEEVKDIDSIASMEYVPAVLDWRIRGECYGNESNSNTRGSCGNNAYCRANQTTALQCFCESGYDGNPYLPSGCQDIDECTNYSLNGCDQGCTNTKGSYKCLCRPGYVLLGNYSCFKLYSDGGSSRKKVIVIGTCTGLGVLILLLGVWWFWNVIKRRRETKLKERFFKRNGGLLLQQQVSSDKGNVEATKLFTSKELEQATDNYNMNRILGQGGQGTVYKGMLTDGKIVAIKKSKKVDESQLEQFINEVVILSQINHRNVVKLLGCCLETEVPMLVYEFIPNGTLFHYIHDQNEEFPLTWELRLRIAAEVAVALAYLHSAAAMPIYHRDIKTTNILLDDKYRAKVSDFGTSRSIPVDQTHLTTLVQGTFGYLDPEYFQSNHFTEKSDVYSFGVVLVELLTGQKPILPARSDDEGRSLAAYFILAMKENRLNDILDARVVKEGRKEEILAVAIIAKRCLNMIGRKRPTMKEVVMELEGMRMSNGALTPVMETQCEEDEYSVDELAGPCGPSSSSTGSFFSGTPIQSSDVMPLL is encoded by the exons atgttgAACATCGTCATCTTATTGTTGTGGGTAACCAGAGGAGAAGCATCTTTAGCAAAGCCAGATTGTCCAGGCATATGTGGGAGCATTTCCATCCCATACCCCTTTGGAATTGGAGACAATTGCTCACTCGATTCGAGTTTTTCAGTAGTCTGCAGTGATTATCAGAGCCTAACACAACTGTTCCTTGAAAGCTTCAACCTGGAGGTGCTGCAGATTTCACTAGAAGGGGGCACTGTCCGTGTCAACCATCCAATCATTTCCAAATGTCCTGACATGGTCACAGCTTCGGATTCGATTGCTACCTTGCCCGGGCCATTTACGTACTCTGACACCTACAATAGATTCACATCCATGGGCTGCGACAATCTTGCCTTGTTGCACGGGGAAGCAACCAATATTATTAGTGGCTGCTTGTCAATCTGCAATACTTCTTCTTCCATCCAAACTGGCTGCAATGGCATCTACTGCTGCCAAACAAGCATCCCTCCCTCCCTCAAATTCCTCAATGCATCTCTAGGAAGCGTCAATCGAGATGGCGATCAAAACGGCTGCAAGTATGCTTTCTTGGTTGACCAAAAATGGTTTATAGAGGAAGTAAAAGACATAGACTCTATTGCAAGTATGGAGTATGTCCCTGCAGTTCTAGATTGGAGGATTCGGGGGGAATGCTATGGTAATGAAAGTAATAGCAACACCAGAGGTTCCTGTGGCAATAACGCTTACTGCCGAGCAAATCAAACAACTGCACTTCAGTGCTTTTGCGAAAGTGGCTATGATGGGAACCCTTATCTTCCTAGTGGATGTCAAG ATATTGATGAGTGCACCAACTATAGCCTGAATGGATGTGACCAAGGGTGTACAAATACGAAGGGGAGTTATAAATGCCTATGCCGCCCTGGATATGTCCTTTTGGGGAATTACTCTTGCTTTAAACTGTATAGTGATGGCGGCAGCTCTCGGAAGAAAGTGATTGTTATAG GAACCTGCACGGGTCTAGGTGTATTAATTTTACTTCTTGGTGTCTGGTGGTTTTGGAATgtaataaagagaagaagggaAACTAAGCTCAAGGAGAGGTTCTTCAAACGAAATGGTGGCTTGTTATTACAGCAGCAGGTATCATCAGATAAAGGTAATGTTGAGGCAACCAAGTTATTCACATCAAAAGAGTTGGAGCAGGCCACTGACAACTATAATATGAACCGGATCCTCGGCCAGGGAGGCCAAGGAACCGTTTACAAAGGAATGTTAACAGATGGAAAAATTGTTGCAATCAAGAAGTCCAAAAAGGTGGATGAAAGCCAACTCGAACAGTTCATCAACGAGGTTGTCATTTTATCACAAATAAACCACAGGAATGTAGTTAAGTTACTTGGATGTTGTTTGGAGACAGAAGTTCCAATGTTGGTGTACGAGTTCATCCCTAATGGAACTCTCTTCCATTACATCCATGACCAAAATGAAGAGTTCCCGCTTACCTGGGAGTTACGCTTGCGGATTGCTGCAGAAGTTGCAG TTGCTCTTGCCTATCTGCACTCAGCAGCTGCCATGCCAATTTATCATCGTGATATCAAGACTACTAACATACTTTTGGATGATAAGTACAGGGCAAAAGTCTCAGATTTTGGCACTTCGAGATCAATTCCTGTTGATCAAACTCACTTGACCACGCTAGTGCAGGGCACCTTTGGTTACTTAGACCCCGAGTACTTTCAATCAAACCATTTCACAGAAAAGAGTGACGTTTATAGTTTTGGGGTAGTGCTTGTTGAGCTATTGACTGGGCAAAAGCCCATTTTGCCAGCTAGATCAGATGATGAAGGAAGAAGTCTAGCAGCATACTTCATATTGGCAATGAAGGAGAACCGTTTGAACGACATTCTCGATGCTCGAGTGGTGAAAGAGGGTAGGAAAGAAGAGATTTTGGCAGTTGCAATTATTGCAAAGAGATGCTTGAACATGATTGGAAGGAAAAGACCAACAATGAAGGAGGTTGTAATGGAGTTGGAAGGAATGAGAATGTCAAATGGAGCATTAACTCCTGTTATGGAGACTCAGTGTGAAGAGGATGAATACAGCGTGGATGAACTTGCTGGACCTTGTGGGCCTTCTTCATCTTCAACAGGATCATTTTTCAGTGGAACCCCGATTCAATCATCGGATGTGATGCCTCTATTGTGA
- the LOC127794477 gene encoding wall-associated receptor kinase-like 10 isoform X5, with protein MLNIVILLLWVTRGEASLAKPDCPGICGSISIPYPFGIGDNCSLDSSFSVVCSDYQSLTQLFLESFNLEVLQISLEGGTVRVNHPIISKCPDMVTASDSIATLPGPFTYSDTYNRFTSMGCDNLALLHGEATNIISGCLSICNTSSSIQTGCNGIYCCQTSIPPSLKFLNASLGSVNRDGDQNGCKYAFLVDQKWFIEEVKDIDSIASMEYVPAVLDWRIRGECYGNESNSNTRGSCGNNAYCRANQTTALQCFCESGYDGNPYLPSGCQDIDECTNYSLNGCDQGCTNTKGSYKCLCRPGYVLLGNYSCFKLYSDGGSSRKKVIVIGTCTGLGVLILLLGVWWFWNVIKRRRETKLKERFFKRNGGLLLQQQVSSDKGNVEATKLFTSKELEQATDNYNMNRILGQGGQGTVYKGMLTDGKIVAIKKSKKVDESQLEQFINEVVILSQINHRNVVKLLGCCLETEVPMLVYEFIPNGTLFHYIHNQNEEFPLTWESRLQIAAEVAVALAYLHSAAAMPIYHRDIKTTNILLDDKYRAKVSDFGTSRSIPVDQTHLTTLVQGTFGYLDPEYFQSNHFTEKSDVYSFGVVLVELLTGQKPILPARSDDEGRSLAAYFILAMKENRLNDILDARVVKEGRKEEILAVAIIAKRCLNMIGRKRPTMKEVVMELEGMRMSNGALTPVMETQCEEDEYSVDELAGPCGPSSSSTGSFFSGTPIQSSDVMPLL; from the exons atgttgAACATCGTCATCTTATTGTTGTGGGTAACCAGAGGAGAAGCATCTTTAGCAAAGCCAGATTGTCCAGGCATATGTGGGAGCATTTCCATCCCATACCCCTTTGGAATTGGAGACAATTGCTCACTCGATTCGAGTTTTTCAGTAGTCTGCAGTGATTATCAGAGCCTAACACAACTGTTCCTTGAAAGCTTCAACCTGGAGGTGCTGCAGATTTCACTAGAAGGGGGCACTGTCCGTGTCAACCATCCAATCATTTCCAAATGTCCTGACATGGTCACAGCTTCGGATTCGATTGCTACCTTGCCCGGGCCATTTACGTACTCTGACACCTACAATAGATTCACATCCATGGGCTGCGACAATCTTGCCTTGTTGCACGGGGAAGCAACCAATATTATTAGTGGCTGCTTGTCAATCTGCAATACTTCTTCTTCCATCCAAACTGGCTGCAATGGCATCTACTGCTGCCAAACAAGCATCCCTCCCTCCCTCAAATTCCTCAATGCATCTCTAGGAAGCGTCAATCGAGATGGCGATCAAAACGGCTGCAAGTATGCTTTCTTGGTTGACCAAAAATGGTTTATAGAGGAAGTAAAAGACATAGACTCTATTGCAAGTATGGAGTATGTCCCTGCAGTTCTAGATTGGAGGATTCGGGGGGAATGCTATGGTAATGAAAGTAATAGCAACACCAGAGGTTCCTGTGGCAATAACGCTTACTGCCGAGCAAATCAAACAACTGCACTTCAGTGCTTTTGCGAAAGTGGCTATGATGGGAACCCTTATCTTCCTAGTGGATGTCAAG ATATTGATGAGTGCACCAACTATAGCCTGAATGGATGTGACCAAGGGTGTACAAATACGAAGGGGAGTTATAAATGCCTATGCCGCCCTGGATATGTCCTTTTGGGGAATTACTCTTGCTTTAAACTGTATAGTGATGGCGGCAGCTCTCGGAAGAAAGTGATTGTTATAG GAACCTGCACGGGTCTAGGTGTATTAATTTTACTTCTTGGTGTCTGGTGGTTTTGGAATgtaataaagagaagaagggaAACTAAGCTCAAGGAGAGGTTCTTCAAACGAAATGGTGGCTTGTTATTACAGCAGCAGGTATCATCAGATAAAGGTAATGTTGAGGCAACCAAGTTATTCACATCAAAAGAGTTGGAGCAGGCCACTGACAACTATAATATGAACCGGATCCTCGGCCAGGGAGGCCAAGGAACCGTTTACAAAGGAATGTTAACAGATGGAAAAATTGTTGCAATCAAGAAGTCCAAAAAGGTGGATGAAAGCCAACTCGAACAGTTCATCAACGAG GTTGTCATTTTATCACAAATAAACCACAGGAATGTAGTTAAGTTACTTGGATGTTGTTTGGAGACAGAAGTTCCAATGTTGGTGTACGAGTTCATCCCTAATGGAACTCTCTTTCATTACATCCATAACCAAAATGAAGAGTTCCCGCTTACCTGGGAGTCACGCTTGCAGATTGCTGCAGAAGTTGCAGTTGCTCTTGCCTATCTGCACTCAGCAGCTGCCATGCCAATTTATCATCGTGATATCAAGACTACTAACATACTTTTGGATGATAAGTACAGGGCAAAAGTCTCAGATTTTGGCACTTCGAGATCAATTCCTGTTGATCAAACTCACTTGACCACGCTAGTGCAGGGCACCTTTGGTTACTTAGACCCCGAGTACTTTCAATCAAACCATTTCACAGAAAAGAGTGACGTTTATAGTTTTGGGGTAGTGCTTGTTGAGCTATTGACTGGGCAAAAGCCCATTTTGCCAGCTAGATCAGATGATGAAGGAAGAAGTCTAGCAGCATACTTCATATTGGCAATGAAGGAGAACCGTTTGAACGACATTCTCGATGCTCGAGTGGTGAAAGAGGGTAGGAAAGAAGAGATTTTGGCAGTTGCAATTATTGCAAAGAGATGCTTGAACATGATTGGAAGGAAAAGACCAACAATGAAGGAGGTTGTAATGGAGTTGGAAGGAATGAGAATGTCAAATGGAGCATTAACTCCTGTTATGGAGACTCAGTGTGAAGAGGATGAATACAGCGTGGATGAACTTGCTGGACCTTGTGGGCCTTCTTCATCTTCAACAGGATCATTTTTCAGTGGAACCCCGATTCAATCATCGGATGTGATGCCTCTATTGTGA
- the LOC127794477 gene encoding wall-associated receptor kinase-like 10 isoform X2: protein MLNIVILLLWVTRGEASLAKPDCPGICGSISIPYPFGIGDNCSLDSSFSVVCSDYQSLTQLFLESFNLEVLQISLEGGTVRVNHPIISKCPDMVTASDSIATLPGPFTYSDTYNRFTSMGCDNLALLHGEATNIISGCLSICNTSSSIQTGCNGIYCCQTSIPPSLKFLNASLGSVNRDGDQNGCKYAFLVDQKWFIEEVKDIDSIASMEYVPAVLDWRIRGECYGNESNSNTRGSCGNNAYCRANQTTALQCFCESGYDGNPYLPSGCQDIDECTNYSLNGCDQGCTNTKGSYKCLCRPGYVLLGNYSCFKLYSDGGSSRKKVIVIGTCTGLGVLILLLGVWWFWNVIKRRRETKLKERFFKRNGGLLLQQQVSSDKGNVEATKLFTSKELEQATDNYNMNRILGQGGQGTVYKGMLTDGKIVAIKKSKKVDESQLEQFINEVVILSQINHRNVVKLLGCCLETEVPMLVYEFIPNGTLFHYIHDQNEEFPLTWELRLRIAAEVAGALSYLHSAASIPIYHRDIKTTNILLDDKYRAKVADFGTSRSVSVDQTHLTTLVHGTFGYLDPEYFRSSQFTEKSDVYSFGVVIVELLTGQKPILSAKSTEEGRSLAAYFILAMKENRLNDILDARVVKEGGKEEILVVARIAKRCLNMNGRKRPTMREVMMELEGIKMSNGGSSPVMETHFEEEDYAVDELTGPWDPPASSSTGSFFSGSTIQVSDVKPLLFDK from the exons atgttgAACATCGTCATCTTATTGTTGTGGGTAACCAGAGGAGAAGCATCTTTAGCAAAGCCAGATTGTCCAGGCATATGTGGGAGCATTTCCATCCCATACCCCTTTGGAATTGGAGACAATTGCTCACTCGATTCGAGTTTTTCAGTAGTCTGCAGTGATTATCAGAGCCTAACACAACTGTTCCTTGAAAGCTTCAACCTGGAGGTGCTGCAGATTTCACTAGAAGGGGGCACTGTCCGTGTCAACCATCCAATCATTTCCAAATGTCCTGACATGGTCACAGCTTCGGATTCGATTGCTACCTTGCCCGGGCCATTTACGTACTCTGACACCTACAATAGATTCACATCCATGGGCTGCGACAATCTTGCCTTGTTGCACGGGGAAGCAACCAATATTATTAGTGGCTGCTTGTCAATCTGCAATACTTCTTCTTCCATCCAAACTGGCTGCAATGGCATCTACTGCTGCCAAACAAGCATCCCTCCCTCCCTCAAATTCCTCAATGCATCTCTAGGAAGCGTCAATCGAGATGGCGATCAAAACGGCTGCAAGTATGCTTTCTTGGTTGACCAAAAATGGTTTATAGAGGAAGTAAAAGACATAGACTCTATTGCAAGTATGGAGTATGTCCCTGCAGTTCTAGATTGGAGGATTCGGGGGGAATGCTATGGTAATGAAAGTAATAGCAACACCAGAGGTTCCTGTGGCAATAACGCTTACTGCCGAGCAAATCAAACAACTGCACTTCAGTGCTTTTGCGAAAGTGGCTATGATGGGAACCCTTATCTTCCTAGTGGATGTCAAG ATATTGATGAGTGCACCAACTATAGCCTGAATGGATGTGACCAAGGGTGTACAAATACGAAGGGGAGTTATAAATGCCTATGCCGCCCTGGATATGTCCTTTTGGGGAATTACTCTTGCTTTAAACTGTATAGTGATGGCGGCAGCTCTCGGAAGAAAGTGATTGTTATAG GAACCTGCACGGGTCTAGGTGTATTAATTTTACTTCTTGGTGTCTGGTGGTTTTGGAATgtaataaagagaagaagggaAACTAAGCTCAAGGAGAGGTTCTTCAAACGAAATGGTGGCTTGTTATTACAGCAGCAGGTATCATCAGATAAAGGTAATGTTGAGGCAACCAAGTTATTCACATCAAAAGAGTTGGAGCAGGCCACTGACAACTATAATATGAACCGGATCCTCGGCCAGGGAGGCCAAGGAACCGTTTACAAAGGAATGTTAACAGATGGAAAAATTGTTGCAATCAAGAAGTCCAAAAAGGTGGATGAAAGCCAACTCGAACAGTTCATCAACGAGGTTGTCATTTTATCACAAATAAACCACAGGAATGTAGTTAAGTTACTTGGATGTTGTTTGGAGACAGAAGTTCCAATGTTGGTGTACGAGTTCATCCCTAATGGAACTCTCTTCCATTACATCCATGACCAAAATGAAGAGTTCCCGCTTACCTGGGAGTTACGCTTGCGGATTGCTGCAGAAGTTGCAGGTGCTCTATCCTATCTACACTCGGCTGCATCCATACCCATCTATCATCGTGATATCAAGACTACTAACATACTTTTGGATGATAAGTACAGGGCAAAAGTAGCTGATTTTGGCACTTCGAGATCAGTTTCGGTTGATCAAACTCACTTAACCACATTAGTGCATGGGACCTTTGGTTACTTAGACCCTGAATACTTCCGGTCAAGTCAATTCACAGAAAAGAGTGATGTCTATAGTTTTGGGGTAGTAATCGTTGAGTTATTAACTGGGCAAAAGCCAATTTTGTCTGCTAAATCAACTGAAGAAGGGAGAAGTCTAGCTGCATACTTCATATTGGCAATGAAGGAGAACCGCTTGAATGACATTCTGGATGCTCGAGTGGTGAAAGAGGGTGGGAAAGAAGAGATTCTGGTTGTTGCTAGGATTGCAAAGAGATGCTTGAACATGAATGGAAGGAAAAGACCAACAATGAGGGAGGTTATGATGGAGTTGGAAGGTATAAAAATGTCGAATGGAGGATCAAGTCCTGTTATGGAGACTCATTTTGAAGAGGAAGACTACGCCGTGGATGAACTTACTGGACCCTGGGATCCTCCTGCTTCTTCTTCGACGGGATCATTTTTCAGtggaagcacaatccaagtatCAGATGTCAAACCGCTGTTGTTTGACAAGTGA
- the LOC127794477 gene encoding wall-associated receptor kinase-like 10 isoform X4: MLNIVILLLWVTRGEASLAKPDCPGICGSISIPYPFGIGDNCSLDSSFSVVCSDYQSLTQLFLESFNLEVLQISLEGGTVRVNHPIISKCPDMVTASDSIATLPGPFTYSDTYNRFTSMGCDNLALLHGEATNIISGCLSICNTSSSIQTGCNGIYCCQTSIPPSLKFLNASLGSVNRDGDQNGCKYAFLVDQKWFIEEVKDIDSIASMEYVPAVLDWRIRGECYGNESNSNTRGSCGNNAYCRANQTTALQCFCESGYDGNPYLPSGCQDIDECTNYSLNGCDQGCTNTKGSYKCLCRPGYVLLGNYSCFKLYSDGGSSRKKVIVIGTCTGLGVLILLLGVWWFWNVIKRRRETKLKERFFKRNGGLLLQQQVSSDKGNVEANKLFTSKELEQATDNYNMNRILGQGGQGTVYKGMLTDGKIVAIKKSKKVDENQLEQFINEVVILSQINHRNVVKLLGCCLETEVPMLVYEFIPNGTLFHYIHNQNEEFPLTWESRLQIAAEVAVALAYLHSAAAMPIYHRDIKTTNILLDDKYRAKVSDFGTSRSIPVDQTHLTTLVQGTFGYLDPEYFQSNHFTEKSDVYSFGVVLVELLTGQKPILPARSDDEGRSLAAYFILAMKENRLNDILDARVVKEGRKEEILAVAIIAKRCLNMIGRKRPTMKEVVMELEGMRMSNGALTPVMETQCEEDEYSVDELAGPCGPSSSSTGSFFSGTPIQSSDVMPLL, encoded by the exons atgttgAACATCGTCATCTTATTGTTGTGGGTAACCAGAGGAGAAGCATCTTTAGCAAAGCCAGATTGTCCAGGCATATGTGGGAGCATTTCCATCCCATACCCCTTTGGAATTGGAGACAATTGCTCACTCGATTCGAGTTTTTCAGTAGTCTGCAGTGATTATCAGAGCCTAACACAACTGTTCCTTGAAAGCTTCAACCTGGAGGTGCTGCAGATTTCACTAGAAGGGGGCACTGTCCGTGTCAACCATCCAATCATTTCCAAATGTCCTGACATGGTCACAGCTTCGGATTCGATTGCTACCTTGCCCGGGCCATTTACGTACTCTGACACCTACAATAGATTCACATCCATGGGCTGCGACAATCTTGCCTTGTTGCACGGGGAAGCAACCAATATTATTAGTGGCTGCTTGTCAATCTGCAATACTTCTTCTTCCATCCAAACTGGCTGCAATGGCATCTACTGCTGCCAAACAAGCATCCCTCCCTCCCTCAAATTCCTCAATGCATCTCTAGGAAGCGTCAATCGAGATGGCGATCAAAACGGCTGCAAGTATGCTTTCTTGGTTGACCAAAAATGGTTTATAGAGGAAGTAAAAGACATAGACTCTATTGCAAGTATGGAGTATGTCCCTGCAGTTCTAGATTGGAGGATTCGGGGGGAATGCTATGGTAATGAAAGTAATAGCAACACCAGAGGTTCCTGTGGCAATAACGCTTACTGCCGAGCAAATCAAACAACTGCACTTCAGTGCTTTTGCGAAAGTGGCTATGATGGGAACCCTTATCTTCCTAGTGGATGTCAAG ATATTGATGAGTGCACCAACTATAGCCTGAATGGATGTGACCAAGGGTGTACAAATACGAAGGGGAGTTATAAATGCCTATGCCGCCCTGGATATGTCCTTTTGGGGAATTACTCTTGCTTTAAACTGTATAGTGATGGCGGCAGCTCTCGGAAGAAAGTGATTGTTATAG GAACCTGCACGGGTCTAGGTGTATTAATTTTACTTCTTGGTGTCTGGTGGTTTTGGAATgtaataaagagaagaagggaAACTAAGCTCAAGGAGAGGTTCTTCAAACGAAATGGTGGCTTGTTATTGCAGCAGCAGGTATCATCAGATAAAGGTAATGTTGAGGCAAACAAGTTATTCACATCAAAGGAGTTGGAGCAGGCCACTGACAACTACAATATGAATCGGATCCTCGGCCAGGGAGGCCAAGGAACCGTTTACAAAGGAATGTTAACAGATGGAAAAATTGTTGCAATCAAGAAGTCCAAAAAGGTGGATGAAAACCAACTCGAACAGTTCATCAACGAGGTTGTCATTTTATCACAAATAAACCACAGGAATGTAGTTAAGTTACTTGGATGTTGTTTGGAGACAGAAGTTCCAATGTTGGTGTACGAGTTCATCCCTAATGGAACTCTCTTTCATTACATCCATAACCAAAATGAAGAGTTCCCGCTTACCTGGGAGTCACGCTTGCAGATTGCTGCAGAAGTTGCAGTTGCTCTTGCCTATCTGCACTCAGCAGCTGCCATGCCAATTTATCATCGTGATATCAAGACTACTAACATACTTTTGGATGATAAGTACAGGGCAAAAGTCTCAGATTTTGGCACTTCGAGATCAATTCCTGTTGATCAAACTCACTTGACCACGCTAGTGCAGGGCACCTTTGGTTACTTAGACCCCGAGTACTTTCAATCAAACCATTTCACAGAAAAGAGTGACGTTTATAGTTTTGGGGTAGTGCTTGTTGAGCTATTGACTGGGCAAAAGCCCATTTTGCCAGCTAGATCAGATGATGAAGGAAGAAGTCTAGCAGCATACTTCATATTGGCAATGAAGGAGAACCGTTTGAACGACATTCTCGATGCTCGAGTGGTGAAAGAGGGTAGGAAAGAAGAGATTTTGGCAGTTGCAATTATTGCAAAGAGATGCTTGAACATGATTGGAAGGAAAAGACCAACAATGAAGGAGGTTGTAATGGAGTTGGAAGGAATGAGAATGTCAAATGGAGCATTAACTCCTGTTATGGAGACTCAGTGTGAAGAGGATGAATACAGCGTGGATGAACTTGCTGGACCTTGTGGGCCTTCTTCATCTTCAACAGGATCATTTTTCAGTGGAACCCCGATTCAATCATCGGATGTGATGCCTCTATTGTGA